Proteins encoded by one window of Cucurbita pepo subsp. pepo cultivar mu-cu-16 chromosome LG14, ASM280686v2, whole genome shotgun sequence:
- the LOC111810270 gene encoding uncharacterized protein LOC111810270, translating to MAPSYEKPAHSSIDDNEKHREFGAKVQEMASTLTSRLGMIRKGGSHHHEAVDDHGSSVITLAGTNTGATMRAELNGKTKKLEDAGVDENEPLTSYINSNFQAINNSIMFGGSYTGNDPGVHMNITDLREEGHKAEKGGAKSKKVDKENGESGGSWLAKE from the exons ATGGCGCCATCTTACGAAAAGCCCGCTCACTCCTCCATCGACGACAACGAGAAGCATCGAGAATTCGGCGCCAAGGTCCAAGAAATGGCTTCCACCCTCACCAGTCGCTTGGGCATGATCCGAAAAGGAG GTTCTCACCATCATGAAGCCGTCGACGACCACGGCTCGAGCGTCATAACACTAGCTGGAACCAACACCGGTGCCACCATGCGTGCCGAGTTGAATGGTAAAACCAAGAAGCTCGAGGATGCAGGCGTCGACGAGAACGAGCCCCTCACCTCCTACATTAACAGCAACTTCCAAGCCATAAACAACTCCATCATGTTTGGTGGTAGCTACACAGGCAATGACCCTGGGGTTCACATGAACATCACTGATCTTCGTGAAGAAGGCCATAAGGCTGAGAAAGGAGGGGCTAAAAGCAAGAAGGTTGACAAGGAAAATGGCGAGTCCGGTGGCTCATGGCTTGCAAAGGAATGA